A single Chloroflexota bacterium DNA region contains:
- a CDS encoding cadherin repeat domain-containing protein produces MNRLLILAALLLSVVGGLTLVSSTSPLAAQTDPSATRSFEPATVAPGGSVTVSIDVEGVGLAGSVTETLPAGFTYVSTTNTLGGTQTGSEVEFRFLGNGDFSYTVTASDMDATYSFSGALNPGPGMDDVDVTGDSDVVVRTAAAQTGPAPESNDLQFDVVASKAVEDARVSSVGNPIEDGALGWVINETGYTLDENFDGATGDFVVKRTGDGTFGLFVVNSGAPSLGTSRSINVDLTYTDANGTELTTTLEGDINSRDALAITSSNEFTIPQGIAEGTHIGAFTVSGGISGEYLDGILSGTGSDMFSVDDDDMTLSFQSGSLSVGDYDLKLTVSGDAGLANRTTIADVTITVTASNMAPTVPSAFTATLKEENLPDNGLISAGAEVGDASYGVSANDSDVLTYSLDSAGDAVFDINSGNGMVTVEGAIADTAADFTRSDSGTVNDDGDVVYTFNIMVSDGVTANQQTIPATVTVDVNSPAMFNDGADDDIAMTLTAGEVPYPLLDLRASVTDADGDSLTFSISNNPAYIVLDSSDTSDLLLLTYLPRDAHSGPSTDTISVSVTDGFNGASDSIDIEIAVSQRQPDPVTSEFVSIFVAENTSDCSQAGVASGCSLAGIVASATSYSIESGVEGGDTNYAVDSSTGAISVVNMPNFEDDESPAFLVNAKNGDNLAGLISVRVTVTDVNEAPVLDAIRGTPWVYETAQSGDAVVEDQDGPEASELPIFIHADDQDDDSITYSISSGKPPFVVHPTTGALTVSGALDAEVAGSHSFTVKATDEHGLSDDMSITVDVLNANEAPNFTSPLGDAAVTTIPENTGSAAVIFVFTATDEDGDDLTFVLREGQSQDLFEVQNESSEMVNGVEVWSGELHVRSDGPGLDYENAEYDSRVHVEVNDPAGLNDTLLLRVNLENLNDEAPTWDSAPSTALNLAENTSRGTVLANYSATDPDGLDAGISYSLSGAHADSFEIMSNGDLVTLESIDADSGTPCAGNVCNITVNASDGAQSLATDVRITVVDAEDSVSTLDIRKANPVPGPNAGLPDSALSGAKTTRSAAVQERPADLPATITSYDLDNDGTPDNVTNAVNFVETEWANWGTVLLIEITSESPDSDCGNGNQCVVVDLESDSADDKLSVIAYRSAHQENKFLAAVKLVGRSSSSGDGDADPAYLMPTEHREAGGVRPRDMGATPGDSPVYKHTDGSVARIQVDEEDEISIAFDNLRDSVDVENDPPEIESFAPEHESAFDDADVDYSFRVTDGLSGIPSPEDLPDGDGDEDYIPVIAVVSRMQCERPEEIDLGNNGTVRADVAQCNDKRGTHEYDATTASRDEWGYIAVREDKDFDDIDNGIEVETTLVLDEDKVFYVTFVAVDRAGNMTYFDPDGSDDDVEYAEIVIDVNEPELYEARAGVTWDEGNEEYDDDRSVIQVIFNDLTQLNPATVEIDDFVVEGHTVVAVNVYEQPDDWTDDSRYATGGEQRYRNPDGLHLRQSIETSVFIHLEDELQADETPDVTLVPNGIEDVAGNEQDDGEAEADDWISPAFTIVSIVSPRETTENPDKVLAGDGDEVVFNVTVDERLNTARPTVTVSYVDAASVDTKGTATCDNDDGADKGKRKRGEVVMNTSGETSDDCADDRLATDHNLKTTIEKVTNTEWIITVGEPKGTGYYNFHIAGKDRSAQQNPGSEGVNPGSIVTDFFDSDGDVDTGDAVFFEGDINLPKPNVKLGGVSITDNEPSVEYRSRLFLEIDFTQRYEDAVACEDLPSLSDNYRLANCMNENSEYAEDSFDDIVVTSFVLDGVDITDSVRTTDKQTFLVTLENIGLGDHEVEIQAMDQAGNELEDALEIDFEVSDRDPFEKRLSPGWNLISLPGEPADSSIATVFGAGVEVRTVYTYNPVVPGGWQVAVRETLDSEWQGDLTEITGQRGYWVLSDAIQDWEVNIPRLAGGAVGTGTPIQPPVIPLYAGWNLIPVTDVKGNALDHGTPIDAAVYLQSLEDGIQAARVLGFDTIRNEWYTVLDGDMMSPGMGTNLLIGSGYWVFVRNATALVPGGVAGSGGSSD; encoded by the coding sequence TTGAATAGACTATTGATTTTGGCGGCATTGCTGCTAAGCGTGGTCGGCGGCTTGACTCTCGTGTCGAGTACGTCACCCCTGGCAGCACAGACGGATCCCAGCGCCACTCGGTCCTTCGAGCCGGCGACAGTGGCGCCGGGCGGATCGGTGACGGTGAGCATTGATGTCGAAGGCGTCGGTCTGGCGGGCAGTGTGACGGAAACGCTGCCAGCGGGATTCACTTATGTCTCCACCACGAATACGCTTGGTGGAACTCAGACAGGATCTGAAGTTGAATTTCGCTTTCTAGGGAACGGAGACTTTTCCTATACGGTCACAGCTTCCGACATGGACGCCACCTATTCTTTTAGTGGCGCTCTAAATCCAGGCCCAGGCATGGATGACGTTGACGTTACGGGCGATTCCGATGTAGTGGTCAGGACTGCCGCAGCGCAGACAGGCCCTGCTCCGGAGTCGAATGACCTCCAGTTCGACGTCGTTGCCTCGAAGGCCGTTGAGGACGCCAGGGTGTCCAGTGTGGGCAACCCGATTGAAGACGGTGCTCTGGGTTGGGTTATCAACGAGACAGGATACACCCTTGACGAGAACTTTGACGGCGCGACCGGCGACTTCGTGGTCAAGAGGACTGGCGACGGCACGTTCGGTCTCTTCGTGGTTAACTCCGGGGCTCCCAGCTTGGGCACCTCGCGGTCAATCAATGTTGACTTGACCTATACCGACGCTAATGGCACCGAGCTTACGACCACCCTTGAGGGTGACATAAACTCGCGAGACGCGCTCGCTATCACGTCAAGTAATGAGTTCACGATACCGCAGGGCATTGCTGAAGGTACCCATATAGGTGCTTTCACGGTCAGTGGCGGTATTTCGGGTGAGTACCTGGACGGCATCCTGAGTGGCACGGGCAGCGACATGTTCTCCGTCGATGACGACGACATGACGCTCTCCTTCCAGAGTGGTTCCCTGTCTGTTGGCGACTACGACCTCAAGCTCACCGTGAGCGGTGATGCTGGCCTTGCCAACAGAACTACCATCGCAGACGTTACGATAACCGTTACCGCGTCGAACATGGCGCCGACGGTTCCTTCTGCGTTCACTGCTACCCTCAAGGAAGAAAACCTGCCGGACAACGGCCTTATTAGCGCCGGAGCCGAGGTTGGTGATGCCAGCTATGGCGTTTCCGCCAATGACAGCGACGTGCTGACCTATTCGCTGGATAGCGCCGGTGATGCTGTCTTTGACATTAACAGCGGCAACGGCATGGTAACTGTCGAGGGCGCCATAGCGGATACCGCCGCCGACTTCACTCGCAGCGACAGCGGTACGGTTAACGACGATGGCGACGTCGTCTATACCTTCAACATAATGGTTTCGGACGGCGTAACCGCGAATCAGCAGACCATTCCCGCCACCGTTACGGTGGACGTGAATTCGCCGGCAATGTTTAATGACGGCGCTGACGACGATATTGCGATGACGCTAACCGCAGGTGAAGTGCCGTACCCTCTGCTCGACCTCCGGGCATCAGTGACGGACGCTGACGGCGACTCCCTCACTTTCTCGATCTCGAACAACCCGGCATACATCGTGCTTGACTCGTCAGACACTTCTGATTTGTTGCTGCTGACCTACCTTCCGCGCGATGCGCATTCAGGTCCTAGCACTGACACAATCTCAGTCAGCGTGACCGACGGCTTCAATGGTGCATCTGATTCAATCGATATTGAAATTGCGGTATCACAGCGTCAGCCGGACCCGGTTACATCCGAGTTCGTGAGCATATTTGTTGCTGAGAACACGAGCGACTGCTCGCAGGCAGGCGTGGCAAGCGGCTGCTCCCTCGCGGGCATCGTGGCAAGCGCTACCTCCTATAGCATCGAGAGCGGTGTTGAGGGCGGTGACACGAACTACGCGGTAGATAGCAGCACCGGCGCGATCAGTGTTGTGAATATGCCCAACTTCGAGGACGACGAGAGTCCTGCGTTCTTGGTGAACGCAAAGAACGGAGATAATCTCGCGGGCCTGATTTCGGTGCGCGTGACGGTTACTGATGTCAACGAAGCTCCGGTACTTGACGCGATACGCGGCACCCCGTGGGTGTACGAGACCGCGCAGTCCGGTGATGCGGTCGTAGAGGACCAGGACGGCCCGGAGGCCAGCGAACTTCCCATTTTCATCCATGCTGATGACCAGGACGACGATTCGATTACCTACTCCATCAGCTCGGGCAAGCCGCCGTTCGTAGTGCATCCGACAACCGGTGCGCTGACGGTTAGCGGCGCGCTGGACGCGGAAGTTGCCGGCAGCCATTCCTTCACGGTGAAGGCTACGGACGAACACGGCCTGTCCGACGATATGTCAATCACGGTGGACGTGCTTAACGCTAACGAGGCGCCGAACTTCACCAGCCCGCTGGGCGACGCCGCAGTGACGACGATACCGGAGAATACCGGCAGCGCCGCTGTGATATTCGTCTTCACGGCTACGGACGAGGACGGGGACGACCTGACCTTCGTGCTACGCGAAGGACAGTCCCAGGATCTGTTCGAAGTCCAGAACGAGTCCAGTGAGATGGTTAACGGTGTTGAGGTATGGAGCGGTGAGCTGCATGTGCGCAGCGACGGCCCGGGCCTCGACTATGAAAACGCAGAGTACGACTCCAGGGTGCACGTGGAAGTCAACGACCCAGCGGGTCTGAACGATACGTTGCTGCTTAGGGTCAACCTGGAGAACCTGAACGATGAGGCCCCGACTTGGGACTCCGCACCGAGCACTGCGCTGAACCTCGCGGAAAACACTTCTCGCGGCACGGTTTTGGCGAACTACTCGGCGACCGATCCTGACGGCCTTGACGCTGGCATTAGCTACTCGCTGAGTGGCGCGCACGCCGATTCGTTCGAGATAATGAGCAATGGCGACCTGGTGACGCTCGAATCCATCGACGCCGACTCCGGAACGCCTTGTGCAGGCAATGTCTGCAACATTACCGTGAACGCAAGTGACGGCGCTCAGTCGCTGGCCACAGATGTTCGTATCACCGTAGTTGACGCTGAAGACTCTGTAAGCACGCTGGACATCCGCAAGGCGAACCCGGTTCCGGGTCCGAACGCGGGTCTCCCGGACTCCGCGCTATCCGGCGCGAAGACCACGCGCAGCGCAGCGGTTCAGGAGCGCCCGGCAGACCTGCCGGCGACAATCACAAGCTACGACCTAGACAATGACGGCACGCCGGACAACGTTACTAACGCTGTCAACTTCGTGGAGACGGAATGGGCGAACTGGGGCACGGTGCTCCTGATCGAAATCACCTCCGAATCCCCGGACTCTGACTGCGGCAACGGCAACCAGTGCGTGGTAGTCGATCTGGAAAGCGATTCCGCAGACGATAAGCTCAGCGTCATCGCCTACAGAAGCGCGCATCAAGAGAACAAGTTCCTCGCGGCAGTCAAGCTAGTTGGCCGCTCGTCAAGCTCGGGCGACGGCGATGCTGACCCGGCGTACCTGATGCCGACAGAGCATCGCGAAGCCGGTGGCGTACGTCCGCGCGACATGGGCGCAACACCTGGCGACAGTCCTGTGTACAAGCACACGGACGGCTCCGTAGCGCGCATCCAGGTTGACGAGGAAGACGAAATTAGTATCGCGTTCGACAACCTGCGCGACAGCGTAGATGTTGAAAACGATCCGCCGGAAATCGAATCGTTCGCGCCTGAGCACGAATCCGCGTTCGATGACGCCGATGTGGACTACAGCTTCCGGGTAACGGACGGCCTATCCGGCATTCCTAGCCCTGAAGACCTGCCCGACGGCGACGGCGATGAAGACTACATACCCGTTATCGCAGTCGTGAGCCGAATGCAGTGTGAGCGCCCCGAGGAGATTGACCTTGGGAACAATGGCACGGTACGCGCGGACGTAGCCCAGTGCAACGACAAGCGCGGCACCCACGAGTACGACGCGACCACAGCCTCCCGCGACGAGTGGGGCTACATCGCAGTACGCGAAGACAAGGACTTTGACGACATCGACAACGGCATCGAAGTCGAGACGACGTTGGTATTGGACGAGGATAAGGTATTCTATGTAACCTTCGTGGCAGTTGACCGCGCCGGTAACATGACGTACTTCGATCCGGACGGTTCCGACGACGACGTTGAATACGCCGAAATCGTAATCGATGTTAACGAGCCTGAGTTGTACGAAGCGCGTGCGGGCGTAACATGGGACGAAGGCAATGAAGAGTACGACGACGACCGGAGCGTAATCCAGGTCATCTTCAACGACTTGACACAGCTGAATCCCGCAACGGTTGAGATTGACGACTTCGTGGTCGAAGGCCACACCGTCGTGGCAGTGAATGTATATGAACAGCCCGACGACTGGACCGACGACAGCAGGTACGCGACCGGCGGCGAGCAAAGGTACAGGAATCCTGACGGACTTCACTTGCGGCAGTCCATCGAGACATCTGTATTCATACACCTCGAGGACGAGTTGCAAGCCGACGAGACGCCTGATGTAACGCTAGTGCCGAACGGTATCGAAGATGTCGCCGGCAACGAGCAGGACGACGGCGAAGCGGAAGCGGACGACTGGATTTCCCCGGCGTTCACGATAGTATCGATCGTATCCCCGCGCGAAACCACGGAGAACCCGGACAAGGTGCTGGCCGGCGACGGCGATGAGGTAGTATTCAACGTAACCGTTGACGAGCGCCTCAACACCGCCCGCCCGACCGTAACCGTATCGTATGTTGACGCAGCCAGTGTTGACACCAAGGGCACGGCGACCTGCGACAACGATGACGGCGCAGACAAGGGCAAGCGCAAGCGCGGCGAAGTCGTGATGAACACATCCGGCGAGACGTCAGATGACTGCGCGGACGACCGCCTAGCTACCGACCACAACCTAAAGACGACAATTGAGAAGGTTACCAACACCGAGTGGATAATCACGGTAGGCGAGCCTAAGGGCACCGGTTACTACAACTTCCACATCGCTGGTAAGGACCGCTCTGCACAGCAGAACCCCGGCAGCGAAGGTGTTAACCCTGGCAGTATCGTTACCGATTTCTTTGACTCGGACGGCGATGTTGACACCGGCGACGCAGTGTTCTTTGAAGGCGACATCAACCTGCCTAAGCCCAATGTGAAGCTGGGTGGCGTGAGCATCACCGACAACGAACCGTCAGTCGAATACAGGTCGCGTCTGTTCCTCGAGATCGACTTCACGCAGCGTTACGAAGACGCAGTCGCGTGCGAAGATCTGCCGAGTCTGAGCGACAACTATCGCCTCGCCAACTGCATGAACGAGAACAGCGAATACGCGGAGGACAGCTTCGACGACATCGTAGTTACGAGCTTCGTGCTGGACGGCGTGGATATTACGGACAGCGTCAGGACAACGGACAAGCAGACATTCTTGGTTACGCTTGAGAACATTGGACTCGGCGACCACGAGGTAGAAATCCAGGCAATGGACCAGGCCGGCAACGAGCTTGAGGACGCTCTGGAAATTGACTTCGAGGTTAGCGACAGGGATCCGTTCGAGAAGCGGCTGAGCCCAGGCTGGAACCTGATTTCCCTGCCGGGTGAGCCCGCGGACAGCAGCATAGCCACAGTGTTTGGCGCCGGTGTTGAAGTACGGACCGTTTACACCTACAACCCGGTCGTACCGGGCGGTTGGCAGGTCGCAGTACGCGAGACGCTTGACAGCGAATGGCAGGGTGACCTGACAGAGATTACTGGGCAGCGCGGTTACTGGGTCCTCAGCGACGCGATTCAGGATTGGGAAGTTAACATCCCGAGACTGGCTGGCGGAGCCGTCGGAACCGGAACGCCGATACAGCCGCCGGTTATCCCGCTGTACGCTGGTTGGAACCTGATCCCGGTTACGGATGTTAAGGGCAACGCTCTTGACCACGGTACGCCAATCGACGCAGCAGTGTATCTGCAGAGCCTGGAGGACGGCATCCAAGCAGCTAGAGTGCTCGGTTTCGACACCATCAGGAACGAATGGTACACGGTGCTTGACGGCGACATGATGTCCCCGGGTATGGGTACGAACCTGCTAATCGGTTCCGGTTACTGGGTCTTCGTTAGGAATGCTACTGCCTTGGTGCCTGGCGGCGTCGCAGGTAGCGGAGGTTCCAGCGACTAG
- a CDS encoding cadherin-like beta sandwich domain-containing protein has translation MNNRKAFIPISALLGALLLALVATMTPFVADPDRAHAQSAASITVGGKAVSGFAVGTFDYTANPTRVSSGTTHIQVNASAVSGSRVHSIRYAPDITPSSTAGSVSDFTTLPGQVASGGNVPLRSNESTDIGVVIATGSGATATGTIYVVTVTRVSSGASDNANLAATTGLAIGGVPTGTTLVPDYDPDTTSYSLFVPYDVNDSGNDATNTITVTPTLADDTDPQTTTAGASFTIASNKDSELAESGGAYTVELAEGANVITISVEAANVVTKKTYTVTVTRARANSSDDARLSSLTVGGKSVPAANIELADGADGLVDYTTRFPFATESVQVTAVKNHAGAQVLVRTGDAAAASVTGTIDTDGRVSLTAGTPLFIAVQVTAQDGTSASRRNYILQVTRVAQDAASDANLAASDGLTLTNPAVALAPAYNQDTTSYTAFVPYDVDGATPVTVNDEVTVTPTLSDTTAAPANASFTITSNRDSEIGSDNIVELAVGANVISVVVEAADVVTKKTYTVTVTRAAETGSDDATLSALTVGGESVSVSGFTSTASPSADDVDYTTNVPTTVQRVLVAATPTDSSAVVVIRSGADVSAALTNPIDTDGRIDLTAGAAVFITVQVTAADGETVNNYILSVTRASPTASSTANLTNLTITAPTGITVAPTFGEDVTSYTASVPHDVDANTDSPTAGTQDEITLTLPLATGATIEVTSDMDDAIATTTTPNEHVVELAEGANVITIMVEAEDAVATKTYTLTVTRATQSTSDDASLSSLMVGSETVSLPLPEFDSTSAATISASTYATGVSNIMNSIQIDATPTHAGAMAVIRTGATAEAAATGSIDADGNIPLIVGYTNFIAVQVMAEDGLSASNKTYMLQVNRAPAGASSDAKLIETGGLTISTGILMPDYDQDTMAYTAEVGNAVGSVTVTATGFGDNTTVTDNNRATVRIMSDRDDEIGNNLDTTGVRNLTSHAIDLMVGANVITVMVTASDYVAMNTYTVTITRESAGDDASLASLGLKHLPMNMMEGVAIELMPAFDSGTMTYTADAGSAEAITVTPKTTNSDASVSVTVNGIAAMKTDIPMYWDMLGCPAMNDSVRAYDDHSHPDNATSPYCTTYNADATHPGLMGDAKDVVDMTFANYYDVPLSVGDNAVAVMVTSEDETETETYTVTVTRVDMSDEARLLAEYDANSDDVIDDGEMNTAIGAYLDGMLSDADMNTLIGIYLGG, from the coding sequence TTGAACAATAGAAAAGCATTTATCCCCATATCAGCGCTGCTGGGGGCTTTGTTGCTCGCACTTGTGGCAACGATGACGCCGTTTGTCGCTGATCCCGACCGCGCACACGCGCAGTCTGCAGCCAGCATCACTGTGGGCGGCAAGGCAGTAAGCGGCTTCGCTGTTGGCACTTTTGACTACACTGCCAATCCCACACGGGTGTCGAGTGGAACCACTCACATACAAGTCAACGCCTCAGCGGTGTCAGGGTCCCGTGTGCATAGCATCAGGTACGCTCCGGATATTACTCCTTCTAGCACTGCAGGGTCAGTATCAGATTTCACGACCCTTCCAGGCCAAGTTGCATCCGGTGGCAACGTGCCGCTTAGATCGAATGAAAGCACAGATATCGGCGTTGTTATAGCGACAGGAAGTGGCGCCACCGCTACTGGAACGATATATGTCGTCACAGTTACGCGCGTGTCGTCAGGCGCTAGCGACAATGCGAACTTGGCGGCGACCACTGGTTTGGCAATCGGTGGTGTCCCAACTGGCACCACTTTAGTGCCGGATTATGACCCGGACACTACGAGCTACTCGCTTTTCGTTCCATACGATGTGAATGACTCCGGTAATGACGCTACCAATACAATCACCGTAACGCCGACGCTAGCCGACGATACCGACCCGCAAACGACCACCGCAGGTGCGTCGTTCACGATAGCCTCGAACAAGGATTCCGAGCTTGCTGAAAGTGGTGGCGCTTACACGGTGGAGTTGGCGGAAGGCGCGAATGTCATCACCATATCGGTGGAGGCTGCGAATGTAGTCACGAAGAAAACATATACTGTAACTGTGACGCGCGCCCGCGCGAATTCTTCGGACGATGCGAGGTTGAGTTCTTTGACGGTGGGCGGCAAGTCCGTACCCGCAGCGAACATTGAGCTCGCTGATGGCGCCGACGGACTTGTGGACTACACAACCAGATTCCCGTTCGCAACGGAGTCGGTCCAAGTTACTGCTGTGAAGAACCACGCCGGTGCTCAGGTCCTCGTAAGGACTGGTGATGCTGCGGCTGCCTCTGTTACAGGAACGATAGACACGGACGGAAGGGTTTCTCTGACGGCAGGGACGCCGCTCTTCATTGCGGTGCAAGTAACGGCTCAGGACGGGACGAGTGCCAGCCGAAGGAATTACATACTGCAAGTAACGCGTGTGGCACAGGATGCTGCCAGCGATGCGAACTTGGCGGCATCTGATGGTTTGACACTTACAAATCCTGCAGTCGCGTTAGCGCCGGCTTACAACCAGGACACTACGAGCTACACGGCTTTCGTGCCATACGATGTCGACGGCGCCACCCCTGTAACTGTAAACGACGAAGTCACTGTAACGCCGACGCTGTCAGATACGACTGCTGCTCCTGCTAATGCGTCCTTCACGATAACCTCGAACAGGGATTCAGAAATTGGCAGTGATAATATCGTTGAGTTGGCGGTAGGTGCGAATGTCATCAGCGTAGTAGTGGAAGCCGCGGATGTGGTGACGAAGAAGACATACACCGTGACAGTAACGCGCGCCGCTGAGACCGGTTCGGACGATGCGACGCTGAGCGCCTTGACGGTGGGCGGCGAAAGTGTGAGCGTTTCCGGCTTTACTTCTACTGCCAGTCCCTCTGCTGACGATGTGGATTACACGACCAATGTTCCTACTACAGTGCAAAGGGTACTAGTCGCTGCCACTCCGACGGACTCCAGCGCTGTGGTCGTCATACGAAGCGGCGCTGACGTAAGTGCTGCCCTCACAAATCCTATAGACACGGACGGCAGGATTGACCTGACCGCTGGGGCGGCGGTTTTCATCACGGTGCAGGTGACGGCTGCAGATGGCGAGACGGTAAATAACTACATACTGAGCGTTACACGCGCGTCACCGACCGCTTCCAGCACCGCGAATTTGACCAACTTGACAATTACAGCCCCCACCGGTATCACTGTGGCGCCGACCTTTGGCGAGGACGTTACGAGCTACACGGCTTCCGTGCCACACGATGTGGACGCGAATACAGACAGTCCTACCGCTGGGACACAAGATGAAATCACCCTAACCCTGCCGCTGGCTACTGGCGCAACTATCGAAGTAACGTCGGACATGGATGACGCTATTGCCACGACGACTACCCCTAATGAACACGTTGTTGAGCTGGCGGAAGGCGCGAATGTCATCACCATAATGGTGGAGGCTGAGGATGCCGTTGCGACGAAGACATACACCTTGACTGTGACGCGCGCGACCCAGAGCACTTCGGATGACGCAAGTCTGAGCTCCTTGATGGTGGGTTCCGAAACTGTGTCCCTGCCGTTGCCTGAGTTTGACAGCACTAGCGCCGCTACTATTTCGGCGTCGACCTATGCGACCGGCGTTTCTAACATAATGAACTCGATCCAGATTGATGCCACTCCGACACACGCCGGAGCGATGGCAGTCATAAGGACGGGTGCTACTGCAGAAGCCGCTGCTACAGGATCGATAGACGCCGATGGAAACATTCCCCTGATTGTCGGCTATACGAACTTTATCGCGGTACAGGTGATGGCTGAAGACGGTCTGTCGGCCAGCAATAAGACTTACATGCTGCAGGTGAACCGCGCGCCGGCAGGAGCTTCCAGTGATGCGAAGTTGATCGAGACCGGTGGTTTGACAATTAGCACTGGCATTTTGATGCCGGACTATGACCAGGACACCATGGCATACACTGCTGAGGTTGGGAACGCAGTCGGGTCGGTTACGGTAACGGCTACGGGCTTTGGTGACAATACTACCGTTACTGATAACAACAGGGCGACTGTTCGGATAATGTCGGACAGGGATGATGAAATCGGCAATAACCTAGACACGACCGGTGTGCGGAATTTGACTAGCCATGCCATTGACCTAATGGTTGGTGCCAATGTCATCACCGTAATGGTGACGGCTTCGGACTACGTCGCGATGAACACATACACGGTTACGATAACTCGTGAGTCCGCAGGCGACGATGCGTCGCTAGCGTCGCTGGGTCTGAAGCACCTACCGATGAACATGATGGAAGGCGTGGCTATCGAGCTGATGCCGGCGTTTGATTCGGGCACGATGACATATACCGCCGACGCGGGTTCCGCAGAGGCGATAACGGTTACCCCGAAGACGACGAATTCGGACGCCAGTGTGTCCGTAACGGTCAACGGCATTGCCGCGATGAAGACAGACATACCGATGTACTGGGACATGCTGGGCTGCCCGGCGATGAATGACTCAGTGCGCGCATACGACGATCACAGCCATCCTGATAATGCTACCAGCCCGTACTGCACAACCTACAATGCGGATGCCACGCATCCGGGTCTCATGGGCGACGCAAAGGATGTAGTGGATATGACATTCGCTAACTACTACGACGTCCCGCTGTCGGTAGGCGATAACGCGGTCGCAGTGATGGTAACGTCGGAAGACGAGACCGAGACCGAGACCTACACCGTAACGGTGACCCGTGTGGACATGTCTGACGAGGCAAGGCTGCTTGCTGAGTACGATGCAAATAGCGACGACGTGATCGACGATGGTGAGATGAATACGGCTATTGGTGCTTACCTTGACGGAATGCTCTCAGATGCCGATATGAATACCCTTATAGGCATCTATCTCGGAGGATAA
- a CDS encoding transcription termination factor Rho — protein MNLAELQSLNNEDLYKLGKELGVFENGNMPHRREMMNKVLANLSEKNGNLKAGGILSILNDGYGFLRQSGASASNSDVYVSQSQIRRFSLRTGDEVHGQVRPPKDGERYFGLVRVEQVNGSEPDRSRRRKHFESLTAIHPTRQITLETRKDLVSTRLIDMLAPIGRGQRGLIVSPPKAGKTTLLKQIADGIAANAPDIHIMVALIGERPEEVTDVTRSVNGEVYSSTFDEPVEDHCRVAEMVLERSKRLVEGGKDVVILLDSITRLTRAYNLAVPSSGRTLSGGMDPVALYPPKRFFGAARNTEEGGSLTIIAACLIDTGSRLDDLVYEEFKGTGNMEVHLDRRLAERRFFPAIDIERSGTRREELLIDDASLQHVWLLRRFVALQKSQGDDNAIEVITKIMRNTRNNKEFLVNLPRLAQEVSPMRR, from the coding sequence ATGAACCTCGCTGAGCTTCAAAGCCTTAACAACGAAGACCTCTACAAGCTCGGAAAAGAGCTGGGCGTCTTCGAGAACGGCAACATGCCGCATCGCCGCGAGATGATGAACAAGGTGCTCGCCAACCTCTCCGAGAAGAACGGCAATCTCAAGGCGGGCGGCATCCTCAGCATCCTCAACGACGGCTACGGCTTCCTGCGACAGTCCGGCGCCTCCGCCAGCAACTCCGACGTCTATGTCTCGCAGTCGCAGATCCGCCGCTTCAGCCTGCGCACCGGCGACGAGGTGCACGGACAGGTGCGCCCCCCAAAGGACGGCGAGCGCTACTTCGGCCTTGTCCGCGTCGAGCAGGTCAACGGCAGCGAGCCCGATCGCTCCCGCCGCCGCAAGCACTTCGAGAGCCTGACCGCTATCCACCCCACGCGGCAGATCACGCTCGAAACGCGCAAAGACCTCGTGTCCACGCGGCTTATCGACATGCTCGCGCCCATTGGCAGAGGGCAGCGCGGGCTTATCGTCTCCCCGCCCAAGGCAGGCAAGACCACGCTGCTCAAGCAGATTGCCGACGGCATCGCCGCCAACGCACCGGACATCCACATCATGGTCGCGCTCATCGGCGAGCGCCCCGAAGAGGTGACCGATGTCACGCGCTCGGTCAACGGCGAGGTGTACAGCTCCACTTTCGACGAGCCGGTCGAAGACCACTGCCGCGTCGCCGAGATGGTGCTGGAACGCTCCAAGCGCCTCGTCGAAGGCGGCAAGGATGTGGTCATCCTGCTCGACAGCATCACGCGGCTCACTCGCGCCTACAATCTCGCCGTGCCGAGCAGCGGTCGCACACTGTCGGGCGGTATGGACCCCGTCGCGCTCTACCCGCCCAAAAGGTTCTTCGGCGCCGCCCGCAATACCGAAGAGGGCGGCTCGCTCACCATCATCGCCGCATGCCTCATCGACACGGGCAGCAGGCTCGACGACCTCGTGTACGAGGAGTTCAAGGGCACGGGCAACATGGAAGTCCATCTCGACCGCCGCCTCGCCGAGCGCCGCTTCTTCCCCGCCATCGACATCGAGCGCAGCGGCACACGCCGCGAAGAGCTGCTCATCGACGATGCTTCACTGCAGCATGTCTGGCTGCTCCGCCGTTTCGTCGCGCTGCAAAAGTCCCAAGGCGACGACAACGCCATCGAGGTCATCACCAAAATTATGCGCAACACACGCAACAACAAGGAATTCCTCGTCAACCTGCCCCGCCTCGCGCAGGAAGTCTCGCCCATGCGCCGGTAG